The following coding sequences are from one Haploplasma axanthum window:
- a CDS encoding DUF2800 domain-containing protein, with the protein MGNSSTTHSKKYSPSKSNIWLNCPLSTLLNDGSGEEISPQAEFGTQCHELSSALINKSLKLIDYENESKPVEELIKELDMYSPEMQEIADGYADFVVNTFEFEKTRSGEKPLIIIEQLLKMDFDEDAKGTLDCGIISSMNGGTLTVIDLKTGRIPVYTFDDETKMFNSQLGIYALYFYKAYKDLYPIKKVRLIVYQPVISNTNEYEMDIDDLLVFEAMVLRPAVIRTKEENPEANPGKHCRYCSANAVCSKRAEVNLEITQEMNKAFNLLTDKEIEEILPKLDEFIKYAEDLKKHVLKKAIDGHKWNGFKLVYGKGSRKIVNEDAVIKICKSLEIDPYVESKVAGITELTKRLGKERFNSLIAPHLEMQTGSLSLVPDEDPRKEAEIIKEGDK; encoded by the coding sequence GTGGGAAATAGTTCAACGACTCATAGTAAAAAATATAGTCCAAGTAAAAGTAATATTTGGCTAAATTGTCCACTCAGCACTCTATTGAATGATGGTAGTGGTGAAGAGATAAGCCCACAAGCAGAATTTGGAACTCAGTGTCATGAATTAAGTTCAGCATTAATTAATAAATCTTTAAAGCTTATTGATTATGAAAATGAAAGTAAGCCGGTAGAAGAGTTAATTAAAGAGCTTGATATGTATTCACCTGAGATGCAGGAGATTGCTGATGGTTATGCAGATTTTGTTGTTAATACATTTGAGTTTGAAAAAACAAGATCTGGTGAGAAACCATTAATTATTATTGAGCAGCTTTTAAAGATGGACTTTGATGAAGATGCTAAAGGGACATTAGATTGTGGAATCATCTCATCTATGAATGGTGGAACCCTCACTGTAATTGATTTAAAAACTGGAAGGATACCAGTTTATACATTTGATGATGAAACTAAAATGTTTAATTCACAATTAGGAATTTATGCACTTTATTTCTATAAAGCATACAAAGATTTATATCCAATCAAAAAGGTAAGATTAATAGTTTATCAACCGGTAATTTCAAATACAAATGAATATGAAATGGATATAGACGATTTACTAGTGTTTGAAGCGATGGTTCTACGCCCTGCAGTTATTAGAACTAAAGAAGAAAATCCGGAAGCTAATCCAGGCAAACATTGTAGATATTGTTCAGCAAATGCTGTATGCAGTAAAAGAGCTGAAGTAAATCTTGAGATTACACAAGAAATGAACAAAGCATTTAATTTATTAACGGATAAAGAAATTGAGGAAATCCTACCAAAACTTGATGAATTCATAAAGTATGCAGAAGACTTAAAAAAACATGTACTTAAGAAAGCGATAGATGGACACAAGTGGAACGGATTTAAATTAGTTTATGGTAAGGGCAGTAGAAAGATCGTTAATGAAGATGCGGTAATTAAAATTTGCAAAAGTTTAGAAATTGATCCATATGTTGAAAGCAAAGTGGCAGGGATAACCGAATTAACTAAACGATTAGGAAAAGAAAGATTTAATAGTTTAATTGCACCTCACTTAGAAATGCAGACGGGCTCGTTAAGTTTAGTCCCAGATGAAGATCCTCGAAAAGAGGCAGAGATTATAAAAGAAGGAGACAAATAG
- a CDS encoding RNA polymerase sigma factor: MNKTKKEKDMYPNIYGYGDLEVLKKEIDKGIFDEQGIRLTNWIHFIDIDGHRRFVPCTEEYFHKHRNLNRNEQRRENRAREKCPVSMDDLKDKYNYEFPDPSYAENIEKQQEEDLVDYLWELISEFKEIEQTIIRLHFEGYTDAQIGVAINRATSSVQERRVRLIEKLKEKATKFR; the protein is encoded by the coding sequence ATGAATAAAACAAAAAAAGAAAAAGATATGTATCCAAATATTTATGGATATGGAGATTTAGAAGTATTAAAAAAAGAAATTGATAAAGGAATATTTGACGAACAAGGTATCAGATTAACAAATTGGATACATTTTATAGACATTGATGGACATAGAAGATTTGTTCCATGTACTGAGGAGTATTTTCATAAACATCGAAATCTAAATAGGAATGAGCAAAGAAGAGAAAACAGAGCAAGAGAAAAGTGTCCTGTTTCAATGGATGACCTAAAAGATAAATATAATTATGAATTTCCAGATCCTTCTTATGCAGAAAATATAGAAAAACAACAAGAAGAGGATCTTGTGGATTACTTATGGGAATTAATATCTGAGTTTAAAGAGATAGAACAAACAATTATTAGACTTCATTTTGAAGGATATACAGATGCACAAATTGGTGTAGCAATTAATAGGGCAACTTCATCAGTTCAAGAGAGAAGAGTTAGGTTAATTGAAAAATTAAAAGAAAAAGCAACAAAGTTTAGATAA
- a CDS encoding helix-turn-helix domain-containing protein, with product MTFSYNKLWKLLIDHKMIKKDLMDKAKINATTMSNMSKGKSVSLETLGRICKALNCNIGDIVDFIND from the coding sequence ATGACATTCTCATATAACAAATTATGGAAACTTTTAATAGACCATAAGATGATAAAAAAAGATCTAATGGACAAAGCAAAGATCAATGCCACTACTATGTCTAACATGAGTAAAGGGAAGTCGGTCAGTCTTGAAACATTGGGTCGTATTTGCAAAGCGCTAAATTGTAATATTGGCGATATCGTTGATTTTATCAATGATTAA
- a CDS encoding HamA C-terminal domain-containing protein produces the protein MKKLCLGTLLRILCDARIPTSKQYLFLNDLLSTVKSDPSYIDSKAQSALLSGKNNLTHYDDILTCDKDRLKDKFENNIKPYFNEDSQKLIIICIQDVLKEDTAIKETDNIGFETDGYTKQDIITKQIFPFSEFLTNVYYYCTTEVENIPYKANIAEIKDYTKKQTGRINDVQLETAVTHVSSKVKLSLDPQPFSTVFKEVKYLKLAIPNPNDLKIYRLDVTNSKIDYNKLHGFIADNIGRYIYSRGSRNRYNLEKNSMHLAIKTLRAYHDRVRKTPTTNHFNEIMLYSFLECILGAPKIFSKMELQNKSGMYDSLSSGIHINTFKNGGMFFNQLIFGATDTIENLEDAVDNALNQVLSIQSASSSEYEFLENTILNNEFDVETNKALESMIIPEKGSGLTKPDNAFGLFLGYTVKTPYEPDNTIYSANLEAQMDIDITNISTYLEKRITALKLLNYSFYVYVLPLNDAIIDKETIMKNALEVSK, from the coding sequence TTGAAAAAATTATGTCTCGGTACTCTTCTTCGTATATTATGTGATGCTAGAATACCCACTTCAAAGCAATACTTATTTTTAAATGATCTATTATCTACTGTAAAATCTGATCCTAGTTATATTGACTCTAAGGCTCAAAGTGCTTTATTATCTGGCAAAAACAATCTTACACATTATGATGATATTTTAACTTGTGATAAAGATAGACTAAAAGATAAATTTGAAAATAATATTAAACCTTATTTTAACGAAGATAGTCAAAAACTAATTATTATATGTATCCAGGATGTTCTAAAAGAGGATACAGCTATTAAAGAAACTGATAATATAGGTTTTGAAACTGATGGATATACTAAACAAGACATAATCACTAAACAAATATTTCCATTTTCAGAGTTTTTAACAAATGTATATTATTATTGCACCACAGAAGTTGAGAACATTCCATATAAGGCTAATATTGCTGAAATTAAAGATTATACCAAAAAACAGACTGGTAGAATTAATGATGTTCAACTAGAGACCGCTGTAACTCACGTTAGTTCAAAAGTTAAATTATCATTAGATCCACAACCATTCAGCACGGTTTTTAAAGAAGTTAAATATCTTAAACTTGCCATACCAAATCCTAACGATTTAAAAATTTATAGATTAGATGTAACGAACAGCAAAATTGACTATAATAAATTACACGGTTTTATTGCTGATAACATTGGAAGATATATTTATTCACGAGGATCTCGAAATCGCTATAATTTAGAGAAAAATTCAATGCACTTAGCAATAAAAACATTAAGGGCTTATCACGATAGAGTTAGAAAAACACCAACTACAAATCACTTTAATGAAATCATGCTATATTCATTTCTTGAATGCATTTTAGGTGCACCTAAAATTTTTTCAAAGATGGAATTACAAAACAAAAGTGGCATGTATGATAGCCTTTCATCAGGAATCCATATAAATACTTTTAAAAATGGTGGAATGTTTTTTAATCAACTTATTTTTGGAGCTACTGATACAATAGAAAATTTAGAAGACGCAGTGGATAACGCTTTAAATCAAGTATTATCTATACAATCTGCTTCAAGTAGTGAGTATGAATTTTTAGAAAACACAATCTTAAACAATGAATTTGATGTTGAAACCAATAAAGCTTTAGAGAGTATGATTATCCCTGAAAAGGGATCAGGATTAACAAAACCTGATAATGCTTTTGGCTTATTTTTAGGATATACAGTGAAAACTCCTTATGAACCTGATAATACTATTTACTCTGCAAATCTAGAAGCGCAAATGGATATAGATATAACCAATATTTCTACATACTTAGAAAAAAGAATCACAGCTTTAAAGTTATTGAACTATTCATTTTATGTTTATGTGCTTCCACTAAATGATGCCATAATTGACAAAGAAACTATAATGAAAAATGCATTGGAGGTGAGTAAGTAA
- a CDS encoding DEAD/DEAH box helicase, translating to MKPRYATLGEHIYYKLEENEYLNELYEIILFNYSMDLMGSPQRKKPIKKEHALRFADILSKSYGQPNSEKHRAWAQEIIALLNATYSDDAVIKAYATSVLANIGNYRGLQLIKTKYKNTSFLDELYQSFDLDYLKIPHQENMYFFHPQKEIYDHLSDKSFSYSGPTSMGKSLVMRTFIKDKIMNDFKGNFAILVPTKALISEISSNIIKIDLQDELSNKNYKVVTSGNSLFFKQENLNYIMVMTPERLLYTLISYPEMSVDYLFIDEAHKLSEADGRATFYFKVTDMLIERPRKPRVILASPNIPNPEIYLDALPSEQINNPTYLRTTFTPVSQMKYVLDTVSKEFKVFNERTNKKDPFKTIYSLNEADTTLVLIQKIIQKDLNKSNIVYCSGRDRTVEMARDFAKSLPYLDNKILNDLAKEIEDEIHSDYYLADIIRKGVSYHVGYLPLYIRSKIEDLYRNRDIKTIFCTSTLIEGVNLPADNLIVISVRIGRKGNMNQVEFKNLLGRVGRIEYNLYGNVFIIRDSNMAEKTMNNLLLNDVENQEISLKTQLNNETKEYIINQFLNGSSQLNPLPEQKPNEYDLMRKTGLILLNDITKNRNSVVRKQFSHLLDEQKIDTIKLLFGINNSTKPKPDDDINVSLDQTENLISAINNGLKYPELLDGRVQYDDLVNFLSELRKIFKWDVYEKTTLGLGDRIKYYAVILSRWMNEYGLSFLLKETIDHAAENNGFVNKNYELIPYNGSQEHKNLIIGDTLQIIENVILFSLANYFLRFSTEYKKLKTNNEPFDNDWYEYVEFGSTNQLTIFFQRNGLTRETADYIRRHQEYVIYTQQGYKLKKSLLNCGKRSVEDEIADILFNVPELFINE from the coding sequence ATGAAACCTCGTTATGCAACTCTTGGTGAACATATATATTATAAACTTGAAGAAAATGAGTATTTAAACGAGCTCTATGAAATCATCTTATTTAATTACTCAATGGATTTAATGGGTTCACCACAAAGAAAAAAACCTATAAAAAAAGAGCATGCTTTGCGTTTTGCTGACATACTCTCTAAATCATATGGACAACCCAACTCTGAAAAACATCGTGCTTGGGCTCAAGAAATAATTGCTTTATTAAACGCAACATACTCTGATGATGCAGTAATAAAAGCATATGCTACTTCTGTTTTGGCAAACATTGGTAATTACCGTGGATTACAACTTATTAAAACTAAATATAAAAACACTTCATTTTTGGATGAACTTTACCAGAGTTTTGATCTTGATTATCTTAAAATACCACATCAGGAAAATATGTATTTTTTTCATCCTCAAAAAGAGATATACGATCATTTGAGTGACAAATCTTTTTCTTATTCTGGTCCAACTTCAATGGGCAAATCACTTGTAATGAGAACCTTTATTAAAGACAAAATAATGAATGATTTTAAAGGTAATTTTGCAATTTTAGTTCCCACTAAGGCGTTAATTAGCGAAATATCTTCAAACATTATTAAAATTGATTTACAAGATGAGCTTAGTAATAAAAATTACAAAGTGGTTACATCAGGAAACTCACTATTTTTTAAACAAGAAAACTTAAACTATATTATGGTTATGACACCAGAAAGGCTGTTGTATACTTTAATATCTTATCCTGAAATGTCAGTGGATTATCTTTTTATTGATGAAGCACATAAACTGTCAGAAGCGGATGGTAGAGCCACTTTTTACTTTAAAGTTACCGATATGTTAATAGAGAGACCAAGAAAACCTCGCGTTATTTTAGCATCACCAAATATACCAAATCCAGAAATATATCTTGATGCACTCCCGAGCGAACAAATTAATAATCCTACATATTTAAGAACAACTTTTACTCCAGTTAGCCAAATGAAGTATGTTTTAGATACAGTATCTAAAGAATTTAAAGTCTTTAATGAGCGCACTAATAAAAAGGACCCTTTCAAAACTATCTATTCGTTAAATGAAGCAGATACAACTCTTGTTTTAATTCAAAAGATTATACAAAAAGACCTAAATAAATCTAACATTGTTTACTGTTCTGGAAGAGATAGAACTGTAGAAATGGCCAGAGATTTCGCTAAATCGCTCCCGTATTTAGATAACAAAATACTAAACGATCTAGCAAAAGAGATCGAGGATGAAATTCATTCAGATTATTATTTAGCAGATATCATAAGAAAAGGCGTCTCTTATCATGTTGGATATTTACCTCTATATATAAGGTCCAAAATTGAAGATCTTTATAGGAATAGAGATATCAAAACAATTTTCTGCACTTCTACTCTTATTGAAGGAGTAAATCTTCCTGCCGATAATCTTATAGTAATAAGTGTGAGAATAGGTCGAAAGGGAAACATGAACCAAGTAGAATTCAAAAACTTATTGGGACGTGTTGGAAGAATTGAATACAATCTTTATGGTAATGTATTTATTATTCGCGACTCTAATATGGCTGAAAAAACAATGAATAACCTTCTTCTAAATGATGTGGAAAATCAAGAAATATCCCTAAAAACACAATTAAATAATGAAACTAAAGAATACATTATAAATCAGTTTTTAAATGGGAGTTCACAACTGAATCCTCTCCCAGAACAAAAGCCTAATGAATATGATTTAATGAGAAAAACTGGTCTCATTTTATTAAATGATATTACTAAAAATAGGAACAGTGTTGTGAGAAAACAATTTAGTCATTTACTTGATGAGCAAAAAATTGATACTATAAAATTATTGTTTGGAATAAATAATTCCACTAAACCAAAACCTGATGATGATATTAATGTATCCTTAGATCAAACAGAAAATTTAATATCGGCTATTAACAATGGACTGAAGTATCCTGAGTTATTAGATGGCCGTGTTCAATACGATGATTTAGTTAATTTTTTGTCGGAATTAAGAAAGATCTTTAAATGGGATGTCTATGAAAAAACAACACTGGGGCTTGGAGACAGAATAAAATATTATGCAGTTATACTTTCTCGATGGATGAATGAATATGGTTTAAGTTTTTTATTAAAAGAAACAATTGATCACGCAGCTGAAAATAATGGCTTTGTAAATAAAAACTATGAACTTATACCTTATAATGGTTCACAAGAGCATAAAAACTTAATAATTGGTGATACTCTCCAAATTATAGAAAATGTTATTCTATTTAGTCTTGCTAATTATTTTCTTAGATTTTCAACCGAGTATAAAAAATTAAAAACTAATAATGAACCCTTCGATAATGACTGGTATGAATATGTCGAGTTTGGTTCAACTAACCAACTTACTATATTTTTCCAAAGAAACGGACTAACGAGAGAAACAGCGGATTACATTCGTAGACATCAAGAATATGTTATTTACACTCAACAGGGTTATAAATTGAAGAAATCACTTCTTAATTGTGGAAAGAGATCTGTGGAGGATGAAATCGCAGATATATTATTTAACGTTCCAGAATTATTTATTAATGAATAA
- a CDS encoding DNA-methyltransferase, whose amino-acid sequence MKEFDKVKDKLNMDIPDKLLISLVFEMTRKKDKEFVVELQRIQKENDIVFNTVMRNKFRKYYYFRDELLDTEEFSEYKIRTFTYNEEELKEVFNDFYSRLETYDPDKIIKSLKTNIMDLEKGNKIGRHADKWLDYYKEKYSNVDYSLMIYKVDQAEFERNDYNPNFINEFIFNTYDKLINYRHLAIVFADNIKDKNDFDKTWQLIYKAGIYAENFVQHTEKFHAFKSENQTKILANFLDEKNIKNAQTLALSFYDGMSYGYKFEDLYISENQTTKILILKKIELDNSNVPCPSCFTTEQRGNSYPEVFIKSWECANPSCPDRSKSGRGKRFDEYGTYRYFKLAKNSESNQIDDDLYYSWRRDIFDNDADWKKYLIKNYSYNDENILVKNVNNINSYGRNITNEITNETKTALNIVKEFEKLPIFNLFKGIFDGKEENTKRNIVLEKDIEVINDNSTSFLNKLKPAQVGSAITSPPYYNAREYSQWGNMILYFVDMLLNADAVYNSLKEDSYYLYNIGDIVAEDNVYVVSLMSKKRIQLGFLSSMIFEIAGFNLIGNIIWDKGQVQSKRNSTVNLFSGYVKCINCYEHVLVFLKGTSKKNPSKVVKINPVIKINSKGENTYKHTAPYPLELVDLLKDFTLKDDYILDPYLGSGTSLKWALQNGYKGLGIELNKEYYELSLEKIFKK is encoded by the coding sequence ATGAAAGAATTTGATAAAGTAAAAGATAAATTAAATATGGATATTCCTGATAAGTTATTAATTTCATTAGTATTTGAAATGACTAGAAAAAAAGACAAAGAGTTTGTAGTTGAATTACAAAGAATACAAAAAGAAAACGATATTGTTTTCAATACAGTTATGAGAAATAAATTTAGGAAGTACTATTATTTTAGAGATGAATTATTGGATACAGAAGAGTTTTCAGAATATAAAATTAGAACTTTTACATACAATGAAGAGGAATTAAAAGAAGTCTTTAATGATTTTTACTCTAGACTAGAAACATATGATCCTGATAAAATTATTAAATCATTAAAAACAAATATTATGGATTTAGAAAAAGGCAATAAAATCGGCAGACACGCTGATAAATGGTTAGATTACTATAAAGAAAAATATTCTAATGTAGATTATTCGTTAATGATTTACAAAGTTGATCAAGCTGAGTTTGAAAGAAATGATTATAATCCTAATTTTATAAATGAATTTATATTTAATACATATGATAAATTAATTAACTACAGGCACTTGGCTATAGTTTTTGCTGATAATATTAAAGATAAAAATGATTTTGATAAGACTTGGCAATTGATTTATAAGGCTGGTATTTATGCTGAAAATTTTGTACAACATACAGAAAAATTCCATGCTTTTAAAAGTGAAAATCAAACAAAAATTTTAGCTAATTTTCTAGATGAGAAAAATATTAAAAATGCTCAAACTTTGGCTTTAAGTTTTTATGATGGAATGTCATATGGCTACAAATTTGAAGATTTATATATAAGTGAAAATCAAACAACTAAAATCTTAATCCTTAAAAAAATTGAATTAGATAATTCTAATGTACCTTGCCCTTCATGTTTTACTACAGAACAAAGAGGTAATTCTTATCCTGAGGTATTTATAAAAAGTTGGGAGTGTGCAAACCCATCCTGCCCAGATAGAAGTAAGTCTGGAAGGGGTAAACGATTTGATGAATATGGTACTTATCGATATTTTAAACTAGCAAAGAATTCAGAGTCTAATCAAATAGATGATGATTTATATTACAGTTGGCGAAGAGATATATTTGATAATGATGCTGATTGGAAAAAATATTTAATTAAAAACTATTCATATAATGATGAAAATATACTAGTTAAAAATGTTAACAATATAAACTCTTATGGTAGAAACATTACGAATGAGATTACAAATGAAACAAAAACGGCTTTAAATATTGTGAAAGAATTTGAAAAGTTGCCAATATTTAATTTATTTAAGGGTATCTTTGATGGTAAAGAAGAAAATACTAAACGAAATATAGTTTTGGAAAAAGATATAGAAGTAATTAATGATAACTCTACCAGTTTTTTAAATAAACTAAAACCTGCTCAAGTTGGTTCAGCCATTACGTCCCCACCATATTATAATGCAAGAGAATACTCACAATGGGGAAACATGATACTTTATTTTGTTGATATGCTTTTAAATGCTGATGCAGTATACAATTCCTTAAAAGAGGATTCATATTATTTATATAATATAGGTGACATCGTTGCTGAAGATAATGTTTATGTTGTATCCCTTATGTCAAAGAAAAGAATTCAGTTAGGATTTCTATCTTCAATGATATTTGAAATTGCAGGTTTTAATCTTATTGGTAATATCATTTGGGATAAAGGTCAAGTACAATCTAAAAGAAATTCAACTGTAAATTTATTTTCGGGTTATGTAAAATGTATCAACTGCTATGAGCATGTCCTAGTTTTCTTAAAAGGAACATCAAAAAAGAACCCTAGTAAAGTAGTAAAAATCAATCCAGTAATTAAAATAAATTCAAAGGGCGAAAATACATATAAACATACTGCTCCTTATCCACTAGAATTGGTAGATTTATTAAAGGATTTTACTTTAAAAGATGATTATATTCTCGACCCATACTTAGGTAGTGGTACATCACTTAAATGGGCACTACAAAATGGTTATAAGGGTTTGGGAATTGAACTGAATAAAGAATATTATGAATTATCCTTAGAAAAGATATTCAAGAAATAA
- a CDS encoding biotin--[acetyl-CoA-carboxylase] ligase, whose protein sequence is MKQLSDLSLDSLKLIYFDEIDSTNDYLKRNYDNLPNFTVVTSKYQTNGRGQFERKWLSNSDENLLFSILLKDIDISLIDDIRLVVINSLLDLLIKNNIKSRFKEPNDIYYENKKLCGILIETLTITHKYEYVIIGIGLNVNQIIFNDDLEAISMFGISNKKYQVNSLLKEYLTIFKRFLSTTK, encoded by the coding sequence GTGAAGCAATTATCAGATTTATCGTTGGATAGTCTAAAACTAATCTATTTTGATGAAATTGATTCAACTAATGACTATTTAAAGAGAAACTATGATAATCTTCCTAATTTTACAGTAGTAACGAGTAAATATCAAACAAATGGTAGAGGCCAATTTGAAAGAAAATGGTTATCAAACAGTGATGAAAACTTACTTTTTTCAATCCTTTTAAAAGATATAGATATCAGTTTAATTGATGATATTAGATTAGTAGTAATAAACTCATTATTGGATTTATTAATTAAAAATAATATAAAATCAAGATTCAAAGAACCAAATGATATTTACTATGAAAATAAAAAATTATGTGGTATTTTAATAGAAACACTAACAATAACACATAAGTATGAGTATGTAATAATAGGAATAGGGCTAAACGTTAATCAAATAATATTTAATGATGATTTAGAAGCTATTTCAATGTTTGGTATTAGTAATAAAAAATATCAAGTTAACAGCCTATTAAAAGAATATTTAACGATATTCAAACGTTTTTTAAGTACGACAAAATAA
- the fabZ gene encoding 3-hydroxyacyl-ACP dehydratase FabZ: MNDIEKVKSIIPHREPFLFIDEIVSVESGKTCTAIKYVKEDEEFFKGHFPGNPVMPGVLILEAMAQSGAISLMSLEDYKDKLILFAGADKVKFRKSVLPGDKLTLVSEVIKLKRNFGSARTKAYVEGELVSEAIIRFIVG, translated from the coding sequence ATGAATGATATTGAAAAAGTAAAAAGTATTATCCCACATAGAGAACCATTTTTATTTATTGACGAAATTGTTTCAGTTGAATCAGGTAAAACATGTACTGCTATAAAGTATGTTAAGGAAGATGAAGAGTTTTTTAAAGGCCATTTTCCAGGTAATCCTGTTATGCCGGGAGTATTAATTCTTGAAGCAATGGCACAGTCAGGTGCAATATCACTTATGTCATTAGAGGACTATAAAGATAAATTAATTCTATTTGCTGGTGCTGATAAAGTAAAATTTAGAAAAAGCGTACTTCCGGGAGATAAATTAACTTTAGTTTCAGAAGTTATTAAATTGAAAAGAAACTTTGGTTCTGCACGAACAAAAGCTTATGTTGAAGGAGAACTTGTTAGTGAAGCAATTATCAGATTTATCGTTGGATAG
- the fabF gene encoding beta-ketoacyl-ACP synthase II produces the protein MKRRVVITGQGAVTPVGNNVNEMFENMIKGKNGIDYIKSFDTTDFKVKIAGEIKDLDFSEHFDHQEIRKNDRVILLALLAAKEAFEGSKVSESEYDPYRFGVYVTSGIGGINTLFEQAQIGLVKGFSRISPYFTTNTIINMPGAVISIKYGLKGPVVPIVTACSASNNAIGEAYRSIKDGYLDLALAGGVESSLNKLGLSSFASLRALSSSEDINRSSIPFDKERSGFVMSEGVGIVLLEEYEHAKKRGANILAEVVGYGTTSDAYHITAPDSEAEGISRAILDALKDANIEPKDIGYVNAHGTSTKLNDQTETLAIKKTFKDYANKVSISSTKSMTGHMLGATGGVESIVCIEALRKGLIPPTINYQVVDEECDLNYTPNKFVKKDIKYALNMNLGFGGHNGVLIFKKMED, from the coding sequence ATGAAAAGAAGAGTTGTAATTACAGGACAAGGTGCTGTAACACCAGTTGGAAATAATGTTAATGAAATGTTTGAAAATATGATTAAAGGTAAAAATGGTATTGATTATATTAAATCTTTTGACACAACAGATTTTAAAGTTAAAATTGCAGGTGAAATAAAAGATTTAGATTTTTCAGAACATTTTGATCATCAAGAAATAAGAAAGAATGACAGAGTAATTTTACTTGCTTTACTTGCTGCAAAAGAAGCATTTGAAGGTTCAAAAGTTTCTGAAAGTGAGTATGATCCATATCGTTTTGGTGTATATGTAACAAGTGGAATTGGTGGAATTAATACTTTATTTGAACAAGCACAAATAGGCTTAGTAAAAGGATTTAGTAGAATATCACCATACTTTACAACAAATACAATAATTAACATGCCAGGTGCAGTTATTTCAATAAAATACGGTCTTAAAGGACCTGTTGTTCCGATTGTAACAGCTTGTTCAGCTTCTAATAATGCTATTGGAGAAGCATATCGTAGTATTAAAGATGGTTATCTTGATCTTGCACTTGCAGGTGGAGTAGAATCATCATTAAATAAATTAGGTTTAAGCTCTTTTGCTTCACTACGTGCACTTAGTTCATCAGAAGATATAAACAGATCTTCAATTCCATTTGATAAAGAACGAAGTGGATTTGTTATGAGTGAAGGTGTTGGAATTGTTTTACTAGAAGAATATGAACATGCTAAAAAACGTGGTGCTAATATTCTTGCTGAAGTTGTTGGATATGGAACAACAAGTGATGCTTACCATATTACTGCTCCAGATAGTGAAGCAGAAGGAATATCAAGAGCAATTCTTGATGCTCTTAAAGATGCAAATATTGAACCAAAAGATATTGGGTATGTAAATGCACATGGTACATCTACAAAGTTAAATGATCAAACTGAAACATTAGCGATAAAGAAGACTTTTAAAGATTATGCCAATAAAGTTAGTATAAGTTCGACAAAATCAATGACAGGACATATGTTAGGAGCTACAGGTGGTGTTGAATCAATTGTTTGTATAGAGGCACTTAGAAAAGGTCTAATACCTCCAACAATTAACTACCAAGTGGTTGATGAAGAATGTGATTTAAACTATACACCAAATAAATTTGTAAAAAAAGATATTAAATACGCATTAAATATGAATTTAGGATTTGGTGGACATAACGGAGTTTTAATTTTCAAAAAAATGGAGGATTAA